In one window of Microbacterium maritypicum DNA:
- the recF gene encoding DNA replication/repair protein RecF (All proteins in this family for which functions are known are DNA-binding proteins that assist the filamentation of RecA onto DNA for the initiation of recombination or recombinational repair.) codes for MIVEHLSLVDFRNYATAELTLHRGPNVLVGRNGQGKTNLAEAIVFLATLGSHRVSSDAPMVRDGQEFAVIRARLSHGERRVLAEVQVNRQGSNKARINGSPSKPNELPRYAHVVLFAPEDLQIVRGDPSARRRFTDQLLIQRTPRLAAVLADYDRVLKQRNALLKSARARGVRGEGLSTLDVWDDKLVSLGSEIITARQRLAADLQQPVADAYEAIAGADHRPELEWALSVGGGDPEEGEDGGEGADGASAIDRLSDPHRIADLFRASLAAKRSNELDRGLTLTGPHRDDLVLRVRDLPVKGYASHGESWSVALALRLASAELLRSESPAGDPVLILDDVFAELDADRRQRLAALTAGYEQVVVTAAVEEDIPEVLHAHVVRISAGTISDEREAADD; via the coding sequence GTGATTGTGGAGCACCTGAGTCTGGTCGATTTCCGCAATTACGCGACCGCCGAACTCACCCTGCATCGCGGACCGAACGTCCTTGTCGGTCGCAACGGTCAGGGAAAGACGAATCTCGCCGAGGCCATCGTGTTCCTCGCGACGCTCGGATCGCACCGTGTCTCCTCGGATGCGCCGATGGTCCGTGACGGGCAGGAGTTCGCGGTGATCCGCGCGCGACTCTCGCATGGCGAGCGTCGCGTGCTCGCCGAGGTCCAGGTGAACAGGCAGGGATCGAACAAGGCTCGCATCAACGGATCGCCCTCGAAGCCGAACGAACTCCCCCGCTACGCACATGTGGTGCTGTTCGCTCCGGAAGATCTGCAGATCGTGCGCGGCGACCCCTCGGCTCGCCGCCGCTTCACCGATCAGCTCCTCATCCAACGCACTCCGAGGCTCGCGGCCGTCCTCGCCGACTACGACCGTGTGCTCAAACAGCGCAATGCGCTGCTGAAGTCTGCCCGAGCTCGCGGTGTCCGCGGCGAAGGGTTGAGCACGCTGGATGTGTGGGACGACAAGCTCGTCTCGCTCGGGTCGGAGATCATCACGGCACGTCAGCGTCTCGCGGCGGATCTGCAGCAGCCGGTCGCTGATGCCTACGAGGCGATCGCCGGTGCCGATCATCGTCCGGAACTGGAGTGGGCGCTCTCCGTCGGCGGCGGCGACCCCGAAGAGGGAGAAGACGGTGGCGAAGGAGCCGACGGCGCATCGGCCATCGACCGACTCAGCGATCCGCACCGTATCGCCGATCTCTTCCGCGCGTCGCTCGCAGCGAAGCGGTCGAACGAGCTCGATCGCGGGCTGACCCTCACCGGGCCGCACCGGGACGACCTGGTTCTGCGTGTTCGCGATCTCCCCGTGAAGGGCTATGCCTCTCACGGCGAGTCCTGGTCGGTTGCCCTCGCTCTCCGGCTGGCCTCGGCCGAGCTGCTGCGCAGCGAATCTCCCGCCGGCGACCCGGTGCTCATCCTCGACGACGTCTTCGCCGAGCTCGACGCCGATCGGCGTCAGCGACTCGCGGCCCTCACGGCCGGCTACGAGCAGGTGGTGGTGACGGCGGCGGTGGAGGAGGATATCCCTGAGGTGCTGCATGCCCACGTGGTGCGCATCAGCGCCGGAACGATCAGCGACGAACGGGAGGCGGCGGATGACTGA
- the gyrB gene encoding DNA topoisomerase (ATP-hydrolyzing) subunit B — protein MTPESPADETESNTGGTPATEGTIAPKAKQPGEYGADSIQILEGLEAVRKRPGMYIGSTGPRGLHHLVYEIVDNSVDEALAGYADTIFVTMLADGGVRVVDNGRGIPVDPHSSDPNKSTVEVVLTILHAGGKFGGGAYAVSGGLHGVGSSVVNALSTRFDVEVKQKGFVWRHSFADGGIPQQKLEKGEATDETGTSITFWPDSSIFTETIEFDYDTLRTRFQQMAFLNKGLRIELRDERDSSAYEVEEDGSTVTKQPGDVFFYERGLVDYVEYLNKVRHAEVVNDEIIAFESEDTERKISLEVAMQWTTSYTENVFTYANTINTHEGGTHEEGFRAALTTLVNKYARANNLLKEKDDNLSGDDVREGLTAVISIKLGEPQFEGQTKTKLGNTEAKAFVQKVVGDQLGDWFERNPNQAKNVIRKAIDAATARLAARKARETARRKSVFESAAMPDKLKDCTSKDPSISEIFLVEGDSAGGSAVQGRDPHTQAILALRGKILNVERARLDKALGNKEVQAMIQAFGTGIGEEFDIEKARYHKIVLMADADVDGQHITTLLLTLLFRYMRGLIEAGFVYLAMPPLYRLKWSNSAHEYVFSDAERDALLKHGIENGKRIPKDAGIQRYKGLGEMNPKELWETTMDHTTRTLQQITIEDAAAADEIFSVLMGEDVESRRSFIQRNAKDVRFLDI, from the coding sequence ATGACGCCTGAATCCCCTGCTGACGAGACGGAATCGAACACCGGGGGAACCCCCGCAACCGAGGGCACCATTGCACCCAAGGCGAAGCAGCCTGGTGAGTACGGTGCGGATTCGATCCAGATCCTCGAAGGCCTCGAGGCTGTGCGCAAGCGCCCCGGTATGTACATCGGGTCCACCGGGCCTCGAGGACTCCACCACCTGGTCTACGAGATCGTCGACAACTCGGTCGATGAGGCTCTGGCAGGCTACGCCGACACGATCTTCGTCACGATGCTCGCCGATGGCGGCGTGCGCGTCGTCGACAACGGTCGAGGCATCCCGGTCGATCCGCACTCCTCCGACCCGAACAAGTCGACGGTCGAGGTCGTGCTCACGATCCTGCACGCCGGCGGAAAGTTCGGTGGCGGCGCCTACGCCGTCTCCGGTGGTCTGCACGGTGTCGGATCCTCCGTCGTGAACGCGCTGTCGACGCGCTTCGACGTCGAGGTGAAGCAGAAGGGATTCGTCTGGCGGCACAGCTTCGCCGACGGCGGCATCCCGCAGCAGAAGCTCGAGAAGGGCGAGGCGACGGACGAGACCGGAACGAGCATCACGTTCTGGCCGGACTCCTCGATCTTCACCGAGACCATCGAGTTCGACTACGACACGCTGCGCACGCGGTTCCAGCAGATGGCCTTCCTCAACAAGGGCCTCCGCATCGAGCTGCGCGATGAGCGCGATTCCTCCGCCTACGAGGTCGAGGAAGACGGCTCGACCGTCACCAAGCAGCCGGGAGACGTGTTCTTCTACGAGCGCGGCCTGGTCGACTACGTCGAGTACCTCAACAAGGTGCGTCACGCCGAAGTCGTCAACGACGAGATCATCGCCTTCGAGTCGGAAGACACCGAGCGCAAGATCTCGCTCGAGGTCGCGATGCAGTGGACCACGTCGTATACCGAGAACGTGTTCACCTACGCCAACACGATCAACACCCACGAGGGTGGAACCCACGAAGAGGGCTTCCGCGCGGCACTGACCACCCTGGTCAACAAGTACGCCCGCGCGAACAACCTCCTCAAGGAGAAGGACGACAACCTCTCCGGCGACGACGTGCGCGAGGGACTGACCGCGGTCATCTCGATCAAGCTCGGAGAACCGCAGTTCGAGGGCCAGACGAAGACCAAGCTCGGCAACACCGAAGCCAAGGCCTTCGTGCAGAAGGTCGTCGGCGATCAGCTCGGCGACTGGTTCGAGCGAAACCCGAACCAGGCGAAGAACGTCATCCGCAAGGCGATCGACGCCGCGACCGCCCGCCTCGCGGCGCGGAAGGCGCGAGAGACCGCCCGTCGCAAGAGCGTGTTCGAGTCGGCGGCGATGCCCGACAAGCTCAAGGACTGCACGAGCAAGGACCCGTCGATCAGCGAGATCTTCCTGGTGGAGGGTGACTCGGCCGGTGGTTCCGCGGTGCAGGGTCGCGACCCGCACACGCAGGCGATCCTGGCGCTGCGAGGGAAGATCCTCAATGTCGAGCGCGCGCGTCTGGACAAGGCCCTGGGCAACAAGGAAGTCCAGGCGATGATCCAGGCCTTCGGCACGGGCATCGGTGAAGAGTTCGACATCGAGAAGGCGCGGTATCACAAGATCGTGCTGATGGCCGATGCCGACGTCGACGGCCAGCACATCACCACGCTGCTGCTCACGCTGCTCTTCCGCTACATGCGCGGACTCATCGAGGCCGGTTTCGTGTACCTCGCGATGCCGCCGCTGTACCGCCTGAAGTGGTCGAACTCCGCGCACGAGTACGTGTTCAGCGACGCCGAGCGCGACGCCCTGCTCAAGCACGGCATCGAGAACGGAAAGCGCATCCCGAAGGATGCCGGCATCCAGCGCTACAAGGGTCTCGGCGAGATGAACCCGAAGGAGCTGTGGGAGACGACGATGGATCACACCACGCGCACCCTGCAGCAGATCACCATCGAGGACGCCGCCGCGGCCGACGAGATCTTCAGCGTGCTGATGGGCGAGGACGTCGAGTCCCGACGCAGCTTCATCCAGCGCAACGCCAAGGACGTCCGCTTCCTCGACATCTGA
- the gyrA gene encoding DNA gyrase subunit A, whose translation MTDEERTEPEHDHGKIDQVDLQSEMQRSYLDYAMAVIVGRALPDVRDGLKPVHRRVIYGMYDGGFRPDKSFSKCARVVGEVMGQYHPHGDSAIYDALVRLVQPWSLRYPLALGQGNFGSPGNMGAAAPRYTETKMAPLALEMVRDIEEDTVDFTDNYDGQTQEPTVLPARFPNLLVNGSVGIAVGMATNIPPHNLREVADAALWALDNPGISREELLEGLIQRVPGPDFPTGAQILGNKGIHEAYRTGRGSITMRAVVNVEEIQGRTCLVITELPYQVNPDNVAVKIGDLARDGKITGIADIRDESSDRTGQRLVVVLKRDAVAKVVLNNLYKHTQLQENFGANMLAIVDGVPRTLAIDGFITHWISHQIDVIVRRTEFRLREAEKRMHILRGYLKALDALDEVIALIRRSQTTADANEGLQKLLDIDDIQADAILQMQLRRLAALERQRIIDQANELEAQITDYKSILADEGRQRTIIREELTGIVDRFGDERRTHILHGFDGDVSMEDLIAEEEMVVTVTREGYIKRTRSDNYRSQHRGGKGVKGAQLRANDIVEHFFVTTTHHWLLFFTDKGRVYRAKTYEVPEAGRDAKGMHVANLLALQPDENIAQVLDIRDYQVADYLVLATREGLVKKTRLEAYDTNRQGGVIAIRLNEEDELVSALLVNAEDDILLISRRGMSVRFEATDEALRPMGRATAGVRGMKFKIDEDCLLSASVAAPGKFVFVVTDGGYAKRTAVEEYRVQGRGGTGIKVAKLNDDRGTLAGGLIVSEDDEVLVVLSSGKVVRSAVAEVPAKGRDTMGVVFARTTEADRILAIARNGERGLAEDEAEAEDAETQAPETTQTPEDTDA comes from the coding sequence ATGACTGACGAAGAACGCACCGAACCGGAACACGATCACGGCAAGATCGATCAGGTCGACCTGCAGTCGGAGATGCAGCGCAGCTACCTCGACTACGCGATGGCCGTCATCGTGGGGCGCGCGCTCCCCGATGTGCGCGATGGGCTCAAGCCCGTGCACCGCCGTGTGATCTACGGCATGTACGACGGCGGGTTCCGCCCCGACAAGTCGTTCTCGAAGTGCGCCCGTGTGGTGGGCGAGGTCATGGGCCAGTACCACCCGCACGGCGACTCGGCGATCTACGACGCCCTCGTGCGACTGGTGCAGCCGTGGTCGCTGCGGTATCCGCTCGCCCTCGGCCAGGGCAACTTCGGCTCGCCCGGCAACATGGGTGCCGCGGCGCCGCGGTACACCGAGACCAAGATGGCCCCGCTCGCGCTCGAGATGGTGCGCGACATCGAAGAAGACACCGTCGACTTCACCGACAACTACGACGGCCAGACGCAGGAGCCGACGGTCCTGCCGGCCCGGTTCCCGAACCTGCTCGTCAACGGCTCGGTCGGCATCGCGGTCGGCATGGCCACCAACATCCCGCCGCACAACCTGCGCGAGGTGGCCGACGCCGCCCTCTGGGCCCTCGACAACCCCGGCATCTCCCGTGAGGAGCTGCTCGAAGGTCTGATCCAGCGTGTTCCCGGACCGGACTTCCCGACCGGCGCGCAGATTCTCGGAAACAAGGGCATCCACGAGGCGTACCGCACCGGTCGCGGCTCGATCACGATGCGCGCGGTCGTCAACGTGGAGGAGATCCAGGGTCGTACCTGCCTCGTCATCACCGAGCTGCCCTACCAGGTGAACCCCGACAACGTGGCCGTGAAGATCGGCGACCTCGCCCGCGACGGCAAGATCACCGGTATCGCCGACATCCGCGACGAGTCCTCCGACCGCACCGGACAGCGTCTGGTCGTCGTGCTCAAGCGCGACGCCGTCGCGAAGGTCGTGCTGAACAACCTGTACAAGCACACCCAGCTGCAGGAGAACTTCGGCGCGAACATGCTCGCGATCGTCGACGGTGTGCCGCGCACCCTCGCGATCGACGGCTTCATCACGCACTGGATCTCGCACCAGATCGATGTGATCGTCCGTCGCACGGAGTTCCGTCTGCGCGAGGCCGAGAAGCGCATGCATATCCTGCGCGGATACCTCAAGGCGCTCGACGCGCTCGACGAGGTCATCGCGCTGATCCGTCGTTCGCAGACCACCGCGGATGCGAACGAGGGACTCCAGAAGCTCCTCGACATCGACGACATCCAGGCCGACGCGATCCTGCAGATGCAGCTGCGCCGCCTCGCCGCTCTCGAGCGTCAGCGGATCATCGACCAGGCCAACGAGCTCGAGGCCCAGATCACCGACTACAAGTCGATCCTGGCCGATGAGGGTCGTCAGCGCACGATCATCCGCGAAGAGCTCACCGGTATCGTCGACCGCTTCGGAGACGAGCGTCGCACGCACATCCTGCACGGCTTCGACGGTGATGTCTCGATGGAAGACCTCATCGCCGAGGAGGAGATGGTCGTCACCGTCACCCGCGAGGGCTACATCAAGCGCACGCGCAGCGACAACTACCGTTCGCAGCACCGCGGCGGCAAGGGCGTCAAGGGTGCGCAGCTGCGCGCGAACGACATCGTCGAGCACTTCTTCGTGACGACCACGCACCACTGGCTGCTGTTCTTCACCGATAAGGGTCGCGTCTACCGTGCGAAGACCTACGAGGTGCCCGAGGCCGGGCGCGATGCGAAGGGCATGCACGTCGCGAACCTGCTCGCCCTGCAGCCGGACGAGAACATCGCGCAGGTGCTCGACATCCGCGACTACCAGGTGGCGGACTACCTGGTGCTGGCGACGCGCGAGGGTCTGGTCAAGAAGACGCGACTCGAGGCGTACGACACCAACCGTCAGGGCGGCGTCATCGCGATCCGCCTGAACGAGGAGGACGAACTCGTCAGCGCGCTCCTGGTGAACGCCGAGGACGACATCCTCCTCATCAGCCGTCGCGGCATGTCGGTGCGCTTCGAGGCGACCGACGAGGCACTGCGTCCGATGGGTCGTGCCACGGCCGGTGTCCGGGGCATGAAGTTCAAGATCGACGAGGACTGCCTGCTCTCGGCTTCCGTCGCAGCGCCCGGCAAATTCGTCTTCGTCGTCACCGACGGTGGGTACGCCAAGCGCACCGCGGTGGAGGAATACCGCGTGCAGGGGCGCGGCGGAACAGGCATCAAGGTCGCCAAGCTCAACGACGATCGGGGCACTCTCGCGGGTGGTCTGATCGTCTCCGAGGACGACGAGGTCTTGGTGGTTCTCTCCAGCGGCAAGGTGGTACGCTCTGCCGTGGCCGAGGTCCCCGCCAAGGGTAGAGACACCATGGGAGTGGTGTTCGCCCGTACGACGGAGGCCGACCGCATCCTCGCCATCGCCCGTAACGGCGAGCGTGGCCTCGCCGAAGACGAGGCGGAAGCGGAGGATGCCGAGACCCAGGCCCCCGAGACGACACAGACCCCCGAGGATACAGACGCATGA
- the dnaN gene encoding DNA polymerase III subunit beta has translation MRFQVNRDVFSEAVSFVVKLLPQRNPQPILAGVLIEADGSGLTLSAFDYEASARTTIEATVETPGTILVHGRLLSDIASRLPNAPIEIAVEEDGGIAVTCGSARFTLAAMPVEEYPSIPEVTGSSGVVPADDFGTAISQVGFAASRDDVTPVLTGVQLEVSGHNLSLVATDRYRVSLRDVPWDGEAVEATALVPARTLLEVGKTFGHAGTIQVAFSGAGDREIIAFTAGNKTVTSLLIKGNFPPVRRLFPEQTDHYAVVNTADLVEAVRRVSLVLDRAAPLRFTFSSDSVTMDASGGDHARASESVDAILSGGDEVTLGLNPQYLIEALGAVKSEFVRVTFTSSDNANKLSPVLITSQTSVDQAGLDSFKYLLQPNLLLR, from the coding sequence GTGAGGTTTCAGGTCAACCGCGATGTCTTCAGCGAGGCTGTCTCGTTCGTCGTCAAGCTTCTGCCGCAGCGCAACCCCCAGCCGATCCTGGCCGGAGTCCTGATCGAAGCAGATGGTTCGGGTCTGACGCTCTCCGCCTTCGACTACGAAGCGTCCGCGCGGACGACCATCGAAGCCACGGTGGAGACACCCGGCACGATTCTGGTCCACGGCCGGCTGCTCTCCGACATCGCGAGCCGCCTCCCGAACGCTCCGATCGAGATCGCGGTCGAGGAAGACGGCGGCATCGCCGTCACCTGCGGCTCCGCACGGTTCACACTCGCTGCCATGCCGGTCGAGGAATACCCGTCGATCCCCGAGGTGACGGGTTCTTCCGGTGTGGTTCCCGCCGACGACTTCGGCACCGCCATCTCCCAGGTCGGATTCGCCGCGTCGCGTGACGACGTGACCCCCGTGCTCACCGGTGTGCAGCTCGAAGTCTCCGGACACAACCTCAGCCTCGTCGCGACCGACCGCTACCGCGTCTCGCTTCGGGATGTGCCGTGGGACGGCGAAGCCGTCGAGGCCACCGCACTGGTTCCCGCACGCACGCTCCTCGAAGTGGGTAAGACCTTCGGTCACGCCGGCACGATCCAGGTGGCCTTCTCCGGAGCAGGCGACCGAGAGATCATCGCCTTCACCGCGGGAAACAAGACCGTCACTTCTCTCCTGATCAAGGGCAATTTCCCGCCTGTTCGCCGACTCTTCCCGGAGCAGACGGATCACTACGCGGTCGTCAATACGGCTGACCTGGTCGAGGCCGTCCGCCGAGTTTCTCTCGTTCTCGATCGCGCTGCTCCACTGCGTTTCACGTTCTCCAGCGACAGCGTGACCATGGATGCCTCGGGGGGAGACCACGCACGCGCCTCCGAGTCCGTCGATGCGATCCTCTCCGGCGGCGACGAGGTCACGCTCGGCCTGAACCCGCAGTACCTCATCGAGGCGCTCGGCGCCGTGAAGAGCGAGTTCGTCCGCGTGACGTTCACCTCGAGCGACAACGCCAACAAGCTCAGCCCGGTGCTGATCACGAGTCAGACCTCCGTGGACCAGGCCGGCCTCGACTCGTTCAAGTACCTGCTTCAGCCCAACCTGCTCCTGCGCTGA
- a CDS encoding DUF721 domain-containing protein: MTDAASTPAAEVPETIGTYLRLRGLQPSSKSWKRKRRIANDDDNAPFTPGRDPGALGAVLDKLSRDSGWQITLAREDLVRQWADLAGADTAKHSEPVSLERGLLTVKCDSTAWAKNLQFMRATILTEIGRRYPDAGVENLRFIGPDVPSWKWGPRAVPGRGPRDTYG, encoded by the coding sequence ATGACTGACGCGGCTTCGACTCCCGCGGCCGAAGTTCCCGAGACGATCGGCACGTACCTGCGCCTTCGGGGCCTGCAGCCGAGCTCCAAAAGCTGGAAGCGCAAGCGGCGCATCGCCAACGACGATGACAACGCTCCCTTCACTCCTGGGCGCGATCCTGGTGCTCTCGGCGCGGTGCTCGACAAGCTGAGCCGTGACTCCGGCTGGCAGATCACCCTCGCTCGGGAAGATCTCGTCCGTCAGTGGGCCGATCTCGCCGGCGCCGACACAGCGAAGCACTCCGAACCCGTCTCCCTGGAGCGCGGCCTGCTCACCGTGAAGTGCGACTCGACCGCGTGGGCGAAGAACCTGCAGTTCATGCGGGCCACGATTCTCACGGAGATCGGCCGACGGTATCCCGACGCAGGGGTCGAGAATCTTCGCTTCATCGGACCGGACGTTCCCTCGTGGAAATGGGGTCCCAGAGCCGTTCCAGGACGGGGCCCGCGCGATACCTACGGGTAG